The window GCGAGAGCTGGTAGGGCGCGTCCTTCTTGTGAATGTCCTGGAGCAGGTCGTCGAAGCGCTGGAGCGACGTCATCAGCACCGTGCCGTTCGGCACCGTCAGCCGGTTGATCGGCTGGAGCCCGTACCAGGCCCACGACTCGACGCCCTTGGAGAGCGTGTCGTCCACACAGATCGTGACGTCCACGTGCTTGGGCTCGTAGCGGGCCATGTTCTGCTCGAGCTCTTCCTTGCTGTCTGCGACGATCGCGAAGTCCTTCGCCGGGATGCCGTTGCGCTGCGGACTGTCGCCGTAGCGGCCGAATGCGATGCCCCAGCGGCCCGACTTGCGCGCCGACAGGACGATGCCCCGGGCGATGCGCGAGGCGAGGTTCTTCTGGAAGATGCCTCGGTAGACGATCTCGCAGATCAGGGCTGCCATGCGCTCCTCCTCAGCCGGCCCCCGGGAGCCCGGGGACTGGTCGGCTGGTCTGACCGGAGGATACTCCGGGCAGGGTGCAGGCTGTCAAGAGGTCGGAGCGAAAACCGTTTGAGCCGATCCACGTAGTACCGATTCGACGCGCACTTGGGCACGCTCGGCTCAGACCCGGGCGGAGGCCAGCGCGGGCTACGCTTTTTGCACGTCGATCGTCCACTCGAGCGCCGTCGCGGCGAGCTGGTCGTTCTGCCGCCCGCGCTTCCGAAGCTCGGCGATGACCCGCCGGCGCGCCTCGGCCGGGCGGTCCTGGCCGAGCTTCCACTTGGCGCGGCGGCGCGTGACCTCGAGGCGGACCGCGGCGAGCTGGCCGAGCGCGCCGCGATACAACGGGTCGGCGGGATCGAGCGGCTGGTACCCGCCCTCGGGCTGATAGCGGGCGAGGAGCCGCCGCTGCTGGGCCGCGACGGCGTCCGGGTCCTCGACCACCGTGGCGTTGCACTCGAAGATCACCGTCCGATGGTACGCGGTCGCCGAGCCCGCGTACCGCGGGTGCACCCAGTAAGACGGGATCACTCCGAGCACCTCGTCCACCTCCGCGAGGCAGCGGCGCCGGGACTTCAGATCCTGCACCTGCTCGTCGGCGCGGACGAGGTGGAGGTCGAGCGCCGCGCCGTCGTAGACGAACGGGTAGAGCCCGAGGTGCGGCGTGCCGTCCTCGCCGACGGTCACGAGGCGGCAGAGCTCGCGGCTCTCGACGAACCGGTCGATCTCGGCGCCCGGGATGTTCGCGTAGTAGTCGTGGAAGATCACGCCGCGACCTTGGCGCGCGCGACGAGATCGCAGAAGTAGCCGTGCACCGCCGGATCGTCGGTGAGCTCGGGATGGAACGTCGCCACCAGCACGCTCCCCTGGCGCGCCATCACGGGCTCGCCCCGGTGCTCGGCGAGCGTCTCCACGCCCGTGCCGACCCGGCGGATCCGGGGCGCGCGGATGAAGACCATCTCGAGCGGATGCGGCCGGCCGTCGAGCGTGACCGTCCCCGGGGCCTCGAACGAC is drawn from Candidatus Methylomirabilota bacterium and contains these coding sequences:
- a CDS encoding FMN-binding negative transcriptional regulator produces the protein MIFHDYYANIPGAEIDRFVESRELCRLVTVGEDGTPHLGLYPFVYDGAALDLHLVRADEQVQDLKSRRRCLAEVDEVLGVIPSYWVHPRYAGSATAYHRTVIFECNATVVEDPDAVAAQQRRLLARYQPEGGYQPLDPADPLYRGALGQLAAVRLEVTRRRAKWKLGQDRPAEARRRVIAELRKRGRQNDQLAATALEWTIDVQKA